A region of Bradyrhizobium sp. SZCCHNS1050 DNA encodes the following proteins:
- a CDS encoding DUF1109 domain-containing protein, which produces MIKTDDLINSLATDMRPVKRLRPPLLRACTWLIGAGAVVALLAVNQGIRPDLVQRLHDAPFVTSLVGSILTGVLAAIAAFLVSLPDRSRWWMLLPLPALALWLSNIGYQCLTDWVAVGPDGMSPGEAARCFTTLAVTSLPLSLALLVMLRYAARLRPTIVALTGGVAVSAITSTALALFHTIDASVMILMWNVGTAVLLIGAGGLFGRRMFGWVAPRVFAHD; this is translated from the coding sequence ATGATCAAGACCGACGATCTGATCAACTCTCTTGCGACTGACATGCGGCCCGTGAAGCGGCTGCGGCCCCCGCTGTTGCGCGCCTGCACTTGGCTGATCGGGGCCGGTGCCGTGGTGGCGCTGCTCGCCGTCAACCAGGGGATCCGTCCAGATCTGGTGCAACGTCTGCACGATGCGCCATTCGTGACCAGCCTCGTCGGCTCGATCCTGACCGGCGTGCTGGCCGCGATCGCGGCATTCCTGGTCAGCCTTCCCGACCGCTCGCGGTGGTGGATGCTGCTGCCGCTGCCGGCGCTGGCGCTATGGCTGTCCAACATCGGCTACCAGTGCCTCACCGACTGGGTTGCGGTCGGTCCAGACGGCATGAGCCCCGGCGAGGCGGCCCGCTGCTTCACGACGCTCGCCGTGACGAGCCTGCCGTTGTCGCTGGCCCTGCTGGTGATGCTGCGCTACGCGGCGCGGCTGCGGCCGACCATCGTCGCCTTGACCGGCGGCGTCGCCGTATCTGCGATCACGTCGACGGCGCTCGCGCTGTTTCATACGATCGACGCCTCGGTGATGATCCTGATGTGGAACGTCGGAACGGCTGTCCTGCTGATCGGGGCGGGCGGCCTGTTCGGCCGTCGCATGTTCGGCTGGGTCGCGCCGCGTGTCTTCGCGCACGACTGA
- a CDS encoding nuclear transport factor 2 family protein, with amino-acid sequence MTKTATEIEDDRQIRELLQNWAIWRDAGDWERFRTVWHPDGRMMATWTQGTGDEFIEISKAAWAKGVNILHFLGGISVDLAGHRAISQTKMTISQRAEVEGVVCDVLCTGRFYDFLEKRAGKWGIVLRQPIYEKDRMDPVTPGAVPALDCALLEQFPVGYRHLAYLQTRIGYTVKRDMPGLKGPEVEALYACGAAWLRGEGL; translated from the coding sequence ATGACCAAGACCGCCACCGAGATCGAGGACGACCGTCAGATCCGCGAACTGTTGCAGAACTGGGCGATCTGGCGCGATGCCGGTGATTGGGAGCGTTTCCGCACGGTGTGGCATCCGGATGGGCGGATGATGGCGACGTGGACGCAGGGCACCGGTGACGAGTTCATCGAGATCAGCAAGGCGGCCTGGGCCAAGGGTGTCAACATCCTGCACTTTCTCGGCGGCATCTCGGTCGATCTCGCCGGCCATCGCGCGATCTCCCAGACCAAGATGACGATCTCACAGCGGGCCGAGGTCGAAGGCGTCGTGTGCGACGTGCTCTGCACCGGCCGCTTCTACGACTTCCTCGAGAAGCGCGCGGGCAAATGGGGCATCGTGCTGCGCCAGCCGATCTACGAGAAGGATCGCATGGACCCGGTGACGCCGGGCGCGGTGCCGGCGCTGGATTGCGCGCTGCTGGAGCAGTTTCCCGTGGGGTATCGGCATCTCGCCTATCTGCAGACGCGCATCGGCTACACGGTGAAGCGCGACATGCCCGGGCTGAAGGGGCCGGAGGTCGAAGCGCTCTATGCGTGCGGCGCCGCGTGGCTGCGGGGCGAGGGGCTGTGA